In the genome of Bacillus thuringiensis, the window ATGTGGGGAAACGATGGGTTTTATGGATTATAAAAAATGTAGTATTTTCTATGAGCGTGTCCTTTTTGGGAATTAGTTTATTTTTTATTTATAAAAATCCATTTTATTCAATTCTATTTATCGGTTTAGTAATTTTCTTAAGTAGTGTATTAGTAAAAGAGAAAATGAATTATAAAAAGTTCTTTTTTAAAGAAATCGAGAAAGAAAAGGAGGAAAGCATGCGCTGGACGAGCGGAATTATGCAAGTTGGTGGTCATGCGGCTAAACCGAGTAGTTCGAATAAAAAACCGTGGATGTTTCCGCGCTCTAAAAGACTATTAGGAAAAAAAGCTGATTCTCGTATTGTCGAATCTTTTTTGAAAGAATTTTTCCGTACAAGTACTGCACGAATATTTTATATTCAAATTGTATGTATCAGTACTGCAAGTATAATTATGACTCCAAGGTGGATTACAGCTATTATTCTCGTATTTGCTGTAGTTGCAATTTCTCGCTATGCACGTGATTATTGGAATGAATTTACGAATAAGATGTTTCTTCATTTATATTGTGATGAAGGGAAATTACTTTTGTTAAGATGGAAGGCAGATCGTTATTTACTACTACCAGCAATACTTTTATATGTAATAGTTATACTTTTCCAGTTTTATTTATTGCCAGCTGTGATCGGTGGCATTATTTTTATTTTATTAATTGTATGGATTGTATTTTTACCATTAAAAAAGAGCCATTGACGGCTCTTTTTCTAGTCTGTAACACATTGATAAATAAAATATACTAAAACGAGTATGCTTGCGGCGGAATACATGACATCTAAAGTCATTCAAGTGCCTCCTCAATATTGTGGTATTAATATTGTATGAAATCTTACAATTTCATATTCAAGTGAAAAATATGTGAACGTTAACAAAATTGTAAAGTGCAAAAATTATAATCATTTTGTATAATAGAAGAAACCACCGTTATATAAAAAAATAATGAGTGAAAGGGGAGGGAACATAAATGCCAAATTGGTTTAGAAAAACCTTAGTCGCATTAATTACCGTATTTACATTTGGTTTAGTGACGCCTCCTTCCATATTGCTTGATAATGCCAAAGCTGCGGACAAGCCTACGAGCACAGCTGGGCAACAAAATTTGGAGAGTACGTCCTATACATATGAAGAAACGAATGACAGGTTAACCACCGATACTTTTATTACTTATGCGATGCAAGAAGCAGAAAAACAGTCGATGCAAAAGTTTGGTACTAAAATTGGCCCAGTAATTGAAGATGAATTTAAAGATGTAATATTACCAAAGATTGAAGAGGCAATTGCTGAACTTGCCAATGATGTACCAGAGAAGTCATTGCAATCATTAGCGATTTCTCAAAGACCAGCTGGTGGAAATAATGAAAAGATTTTTCACGTCTACGATACGAAAACAGGAAATGACTTATTGCGTTTCCATGTAAGAAGAGATCATCCACCGCAAGATGGTTATTATTTTAATTTCCACTATCATCGTTTTGATGATGGATACTCTGGACATCATGAGTTAGGGAATATTTATTGGAATACGAATGTACCGCCAAAATGGCTTTCTTAAAAAGAACAAGAGAAAATCTTGTTCTTTTTTATTTTTATAGAAGGGACAGACAACTATGTTGTTGAATAACATAGGTTTAGAAAAAAGAAGCAAAAGGAGTATGGAGATGCAAAAATACATTGTTTTTGACTTTGATGGCACATTAGTAGATTCACAAAATATATTTGTACCGATTTATAATCAACTTGCTGAAAAACATGGGTATAAAGCAGTAAAGGAAGAAGAAATTGAACATTTACGTAAATTAACGATGCCAGAGAGATGTAAACAACTCGATGTACCACTGTATAAATTACCGATATTAGCGTTGGAGTTTTATAAATTATACCAGCCTGCTATAAAAGATCTCGTTTTGTTCCATGGAATGAAGGATGTATTAGATGAACTACATAAAAAAGAATACGGTATTGCGGTTATATCATCTAACTCGGAAGAGCATATTCGAGCATTTTTACAAAAGAATGATATAGAAAATATACAAGAAGTGTATTGTTCTAAAAATTTGTTCGGTAAAGACAAGATGATAAAAAGATTTTTAAAATCGAAAAAAAATAACTGAGAAAGATATGTTATATGTCGGTGATGAACAGAGAGACGTAGTAGCATGTAAAAAGGCTGGGGTAAACGTAATTTGGGTATCTTGGGGATATGATGTTATTGAAACAGTGAAAAAAGACGCACCCGATTATATGGTTCATAAGTCGATGGAAATTGTGCAAGTAGTACAAGGAGCGTATTCTTAATATGAATACACTTCGAGCAGGTATTCATCATATTGAATTTTGGGTAGCAAATTTAGAGGAATCCATTTCTTTTTATAATAAGCTGTTTTCAATAATTGGATGGAGAAAATTAAATGAAGTAGCATATAGCACGGGAGAAAGTGAAATATACTTTAAAGAAGTAGATGAGGAAATCGTAAGGACGTTAGGGCCTAGACATATTTGTTATCAAGCTATTCATAGAGAAGTAGTTGATGAAGTAGCAGATTTTCTTTCTAGTATGAAAGTGAAGGTAATACGTGGTCCAATTGAAATGAATCATTATTCAGAAGGGTACTATACGATTGATTTTTACGATCCGAATGGATTTATTGTAGAAGTAGCCTATACACCAAATGCAGAAATGTAAGGGGAATAGATATGAAGATAATTACAGCACGGCAAAACAATATACAAATTGTAAAAGATGCAGCGAATATTGAAGAAATTTCTAAAGGTTTCTCTCCAGATAAGAAATATGTAATTACGAATGCAAATAATGAAAAATATTTATTTCGGACAGGAGATATAAAAGAGTATGAAAGAAAGAAAATAGAGTTTCAAATTTTAAATGAAATGGTAAAACGTAACGTACAGGCACAAAGGCCAATTGAAATAGGTATATTGGAAGAAGAAGGTGTATGCTATAGTATTTTTTCATATTTAGAAGGGGAAGATGCGAAGAAGCTATTGCCTACGTATTCACCAAAAGAACAATATGATATTGGCATAGAGGCAGGAAAAGATTTAGCGAAAATGCATACATATGAAGCGCCTAATGATATACTTCCATGGTATGAAAGAGCAATGAAAAAACATAGTAAATATTTAGAAGCATACAAAACATGCGGAATAAAAATAAAAAATGATAATAAAATTATTAAGTTTATAGATGAAAATGAAATGTATGTAAAGGATCGCCCAAATCGATTTCAACACGATGATTTTCATTTAGAAAATATAATTGTACGGGATGGGAATTATGTAGGTGTAGTTGATTTTAATGGTTATGACTGGGGCGATCCACTGCATGATTTCGTGAAAATTGCACTATTTGCAAGGGACATTAGTATTCCGTATTCAATCGGACAAATAGAAGGATACTTTAATAGGAGAATACCAGAAGAGTTCTGGAAATTATATGCGGTGTACGTTGGCATGACAGTTTTCTCATCAGTTGTCTGGACATTAAGAGCAGCACCACATATGTTGGATGATACGTTAGAGCGTCTTCATATTGTATTGGAAGATCATAAAAACTTTGAGTTATTAAAACCAAGTTGGTTTCAACCAGATAAGATTGATATGAAATAGAAAAGGTAGGTGTGATTCGCACCTACCTTTATTTTTTACCATTCTTCATTTTGAAGTAGTTGTAATGCTAACTTTAAATCCACATCTTCTTGTATATGTTCCGGAGTCCATGGGATATGTATATGAGGTTGTATTCCAATTCCGGACATTCCTTTGCCTTTATCTATAATAGAAAGCCGTGAAGTAGGATAGTAAAGAGCGAACGTACCAGCCCATTCCATTACTGCTAAATTAGAATAATCATTTAAACCAGCAGTAGGACGACCTATTACTTTTACTTTCGGTGATTTTTTTGTTGCTTCTACAAAAGAATCACCAGAGCTTCCACATGTAACATCTGTTAATACGGCTACTCTACTTGGTGTTGTTCGTCCGTGTATTTTCAAAGTTTGAAGTTCTTTTGGTAGTCCAGATGTATCAAATGTAACAAGGCCCTTTTTATAATTCTCTTTTAAATCGTGAATAAACATATCGGTGACTAACTTTGAAAGGTCGTCTGAAGAATCATAATCTTCTTCGAAGTCTTGCATTCGTAAATAATAATTTCGTTCTGTATGATTTAATTGCATTGTATTTGAAGAGTCGAAAAGAGAAATTTCTTTGTCTTCAAATAAGTAAGGAAGTATGTTGAAAAATGCATCATCACTTCCACCACGATTCAATCGCACATCTATAATTAAGTTTTGAAAAGAATCCAGCTCGTTTTTGTATGAGTCGATTAATTGATTAATAGCTGCAGCATTTGCAAAGTCAGTTAAAGTAATTAAGAGTGTATCTTTATTGTACTTTTTTAATGAATAGATAGGTGTGTATTCGCTTTGTTTATATTTTTGTAAAGAAATGGTTTCGGTTACTCCATCTTTATCTATAAGTGTACAATTTGATGATTTTAATAAAACATAGTCCCATTTTTCACGCTCATATGTATTCTCATTTACATACTTTTTATACTTTATTAATAGCTCAGGAATTTTCATATTATCTAATGCAACGATAGTTTGTCCTTTTTTCACTCTTTTTTCTTGTGAAGTAGATGTAATATATAGGTGATCTTCGTATCTTTTCACTTGGAAGCCAACACTGTTAAGAGGTTGATCGTTAGAGCTCATTTTGAAAAACATATGATTGTCTTTGAAGTCTAATAAGTAATCATTTACAATTTCAGTGAATTGTACTGGTGTTAAATCTCTGTGCTTCTCTAGTTGCTCAATTGTTTGTAAATATGTAGTAGGATCATCCCATCCTTTTTTATCAATACAACCGGAATAATCGTGATGAGTAATCGAAACAACTTCTTTGAAGATTTCTGTGTACAATGCTTTTCCTCCTTATAGTTTAAATAACTAAATAAAAGGATTCCTTGTTCTATACGTAAAATCCTTTATTTGGATGAGAATATAAAAATAGAGGGAAGTGTATCTTCCCTCTATTAAAATAATTATTTAATTTTCTTAAATGTAAGCGGCTGAGTACTTAATGTAGCTGGTACATGTAACTGAAGGGATGGGAATTTACCACTTACATTCATTTCATAAGCGAATAATAAGCTCATTTTCATTTGGAATAAGTCAACTTTTGCAGAGAAGATGTCGTAATGATGATGCCCTAATTGAATATCCATTTCCATAAATTGTACATATAACGAATCATCTCGTTTGTATACTTGTAATGTTCCGTATGCAGGATGTTCAAAAGTACCAGTATAATCCTCTAACTTGTGCGAAGGTGTAGTCCCTTTAATTTGTTCAGGGAGCGATTCAGTTGCTTCTTTCATCATTTCCTTCATTTTTTTAGTATCTTCTACAGCACGTTTATGCCAATCAATGGATTCTAATTCAAGTAGTTCGTCATAAATTTGATTAGCGAGATAAGTAGGAAGTAATGTTCCTCCAGCATTCGTTAAAATGACAAGGCCTATGTTTTCTGTTGGTATGAATGAAACAAGTGCTGAAAATCCATCGATATTACCGCCATGATGAATTACTTTTTTACCACGATAAGCGCTAATAAACCAACCAAGACCGTAACTATTTAATGGAGATTCAGGGAGTGATAAAACGGGTTGGTCTGGAATTGAATTGTGTGGTGTATACATTTGTTGTAATAATTCAGAGGAGATTAATTCATGATCTCCAAATTTTCCTTCGTTTAAGTGGAGAAGTACCCAATTTGCCATATCTTCAATTGTAGAATTAATACACCCAGCAGCGCCAACTGTATCGATGTTACGGAATGGAACTACTTTTATTTCACCGTCATTTTCAATGTAAGGTAAAGCGTAATCATCTGTAGTTTGTGAATCGTTAACAGAGAAGTTTGTATGTCTCATATTTAAAGGTTCTAAAATATGTTCTGTAGTATATTGCTCCCACGTTTGATTTGTAATGTTTTCAACAATGCAGCTAATTGTTGCATACATTAAGTTGTTATATAGAAATGCAGTCCGGAACGGTGCATCAAGTGGTAAATGTTTTATTTTTTCAACGAGATCTTGTCGAGATAAGGAAGAGTTGTACCAAAGAGCATCATGACGACTCACTCCAGTTCGATGAGAAGCTAAATCCCGTCCTGTAACTTGTGAGCTAGCAAGTAGTTCAGATAAAGTAAAGTTAGGTATATAAGAATGGATAGGAGTATCCCAATTAAACTTTTTTTGCTGTGCTAACAAGCTTAATGAAAGTGTGCCAAACGCTTTCGTTGAGGAACCGATTGCGAACCGGGTATTCGGTGTAACAGCCTCTTTTGTTTCTATATTACGATAGCCGAAACCTTCTGAAATAATAACTTCACCGTCTTTTATAACAGCTACAGCAGCACCAGGAACATTTAAATTCTTCATCATTTTTTCAACCGTTGTTTGTAAAGAAGTCATAACAGGCGTTTCAATTTTAGACATACTTCTAACCTCCAAATATAAATTTTGTTCTACCGCACTATACTTTCGGTAATAGAAAATGAAAACCTTTTTAAATTTGGAAAGTTAATAATTTTGTAAGAATTAGCGGAAGAAATTTTATTAATTAGGATTATTAAATTTACCATTTTTCATGTTATGATAAATTGCATATACGATTGAAAGAAGGTTTTCCTACATATGAAACATGCTGAAAATGACTACTTAAATTTATGCCGCCATGTAATGGAACATGGTACGAAGAAAGAAGATCGTACAGGGACAGGAACTGTATCTGTATTTGGATATCAAATGCGTTTTGATTTGAGTAAAGGATTTCCTTTATTAACGACAAAAAGAGTACCATTTCGCCTTGTAGCAAGTGAACTACTTTGGTTTATGAAAGGTGATACAAATATTCGCTATTTATTGCAGCATAATAATAACATTTGGAATGAATGGGCGTTTAAGAGCTGGGTAGAAAGTGATGAGTATACTGGTCCTGACATGACGGATTTTGGTCTTCGCTCACAACAAGATGAAGAATTTAAAGTACAGTACGATGAGCAGATGGAATTGTTTAAAAAGAAAGTTTTAGAAGATGATGATTTCTCAAATAAATATGGTTATTTAGGAGACGTTTACGGTAAACAGTGGCGAGCTTGGAAAACGACAGCTGGTGAGACACTTGATCAATTAAAAGATGTAATTGAAATGATTAAAAAAACACCAGACTCACGTCGTTTAATCGTTTCTGCTTGGAATCCTGAAGACGTACCAAGTATGGCATTACCCCCTTGTCATACATTATTCCAGTTTTATGTAGCGGACGGAAAGCTTTCTTGTCAGCTATATCAAAGAAGTGGTGACATATTCCTTGGAATACCATTTAACATCGCAAGTTATTCACTACTAACACATCTAATTGCACATGAATGTGGTCTTGAAGTAGGGGAATTTGTTCATACAATTGGTGATGCACATATTTATACAAATCATTTTGAACAAGTAGAAAAGCAATTGGCACGTGAACCACGTCCATTCCCGAAACTTACATTAAATCCAGATGTGAAATCTGTTTTCGATTTTGAAATGGAAGATTTAACGATTGAAGGATATGATCCACATCCAGCAATTAAAGCACCGGTTGCAGTATAATTGTAGAGGAGATGAAAAAATGATTGTTTCATTTATGGTCGCAATGGACGAAAATAGAGTAATCGGTAAAGATAATAATTTACCTTGGCGTTTACCGAGTGAATTACAATACGTGAAGAAAACAACGATGGGTCACCCGCTTATTATGGGAAGAAAGAACTATGAAGCGATTGGTAGACCGCTGCCTGGAAGACGTAATATTATTGTAACTCGTAATGAAGGATATCACGTTGAAGGATGTGAAGTTGTTCATTCTGTAGAAGAAGTATTCGAACTATGTAAAAATGAAGAAGAGATTTTTATTTTTGGCGGAGCGCAAATTTACGATCTCTTTTTACCTTATGTAGACAAGTTATATATAACAAAAATCCATCATGCATTTGAAGGAGATACATTCTTCCCAGAAATAGATATGACAAATTGGGAAGAGATTTTTGTAGAAAAAGGTTTAACGGATGAAAAAAACCCGTATACGTATTATTACCACGTATATGAGAAACAACAATAATAAAAAAGATTGATGTGAGAATTCGCATCAATCTTTTTATTTATATTCACCAATATAAGTTTATAGATGAGATTCGATAGTGCTATAATGATAGGTAGCATGTAAAAAATGCTAAAATTTGCAAAAGTACTAATATAGAAAGAGGAGGAGAATGGATTGAGAAAGATATGGGGGATTCTTTTTCTTTGCTTAACATTCATGTTAGTTGGATGCGGTAAAGAAGAAAAACCACAAGAAGCGTTTGATACATATGTAAAAGCATGGAATAAACAAAAATTTGCAGATATGTATGATCAACTATCAAAAAATGCAAAAAAAGATATTTCAAAGAAAGAGTTTACTGAGAAATATGAAAAAATTTATTCTGGTATCGAAGTGAACGACTTAAAGGTAGAAACAGGGGAAGTAAAAGAAGATAAAAAAGATGAAGGCCCTGTTCCTTTTAAAGTAAGCATGGATACAGTTGGTGGTAAAGTTACTTTTGGCCATGAAGCAAAAATGGTGAAAGAAAAAGATGGAGATAAAGAATCTTGGAAAATAGATTGGACTCCTGATTTTATTTTCCCTGGCATGACGAAAGATAGTAAAGTGCGTATGCAGACGACACAGCCAAAACGTGGTGAAATATACGATCGTAATGGAAAAGGTCTTGCAACGAATGGGAAAGCTTCTGAAATTGGAATAGTTCCAGAAAAATTAGACGATACTGCTCCGCAAACGAAAGAGACAGTAGCGAAGTTGTTAAATATGACTGTAGAAGAAATTGATCAAAAATTAGCTGCTAAATGGGTAAAACCAGGGTATCTCGTACCAATTGGAATTTTGCCTGAAGGGGCAACGCAAAATACGTATATTGATTTAGCAGGTGTTTCAACAAAACCTGTAAATGTTCGTACATATCCATTAGGGGAAGCGGCAGCTCATCTAACTGGTTATATCGGAAAGGTAAATGCTGAAGATTTAAAAACGCTTCAAAAGAAAGGCTATCAAGCTGATGATCCAGTTGGTAAAGCTGGTTTAGAGCAAGTATTAGAGGAAAAGCTACGCGGTAAAAAAGGTGGCCGTGTCTTTGTAGAAGATGCACAAGGAAAAGAAATTAAAAACTTGGCAAAAACAGATGCTGTTGATGGAGAAAACGTAACTTTAACTATTGATAGTGCTGTTCAAGAAAAAACTTACAATGAAATGAAGGGCGAAGCTGGTTCAAGTGCAGCAATTAATCCGAAAAGTGGAGAAACAATTGCACTAGTAAGTAGTCCAGCATATGATCCTAATTTAATTGCACGAGGAACATCGAAAGCGCAACGCGAAGCTTGGAATAATGATCCGAAAAAACCGATGACGAATCGCTTTACACAATTATCGGTACCAGGTTCTGTATTTAAACCAATTACAGCTGCAATTGGTCTTGAAACGAAAACGATCGATCCAAAAGAAGAGTTAAAAATTGAAGGGTTAAAATGGACAAAAGATTCTTCTTGGGGTAATTATTATGTAACGCGTGTGAAAGATGCAAATCCGATTGATTTTGATAAGGCGATGAAATACTCGGATAATATTTACTTCGCACAAGAAGCGTTGAAAATCGGAAAAGACAAGTTTATGAGTGAAGCGAAAAAATTTGGATTCGATGAGAAACTACCAATTGAATATGGATTCCCTGCTTCTAAAATTGCAAATGACGGTATTAAAAATGATATTCAAATGGCAGATACAGGATATGGACAAGGACAAGTATTAATGACTCCTCTTCATTTAGCTTTAACGTATGCGCCAATTGTAAATGATGGAACGATTCCATCACCGTATATTATTAAAACAGATAAACAACCAAAAGCTTGGAAAGAAAATGTAATTTCTAAAGGAAATCAGGATATATTAAAAACTGCTATGACGAAAGTAATTAATGATCCGGATGGTACAGGGAAAATTGCTAAGATTGATGGAATGACTCTTGCTGGAAAAACAGGTACAGCGGAATTAAAAGTATCTAAAGAAGCCGAAGGAAAAGAACTAGGCTGGTTCGCTGCATTTGATTTGAATTCGCCAGATATGGTCATTACAATGATGATTGAAGATGTAAAAGGTAGAGGCGGAAGTAACATTCCAGCTGAAAAAGTAAAACATGTTTTTCAAAAATAATATGTAATAAAAGGCTACCTCTATAATTTATAGAGGTAGCCTTTTTGTATGAGAATTCTTAATATCTGTATACTAAATTTTAGAGAAACAAAATAAATCATTAACTTACGAAAAAAAAGTAGCTATTTTTTATTGACATTGATTAAAACTTTTTGTATTATACTTACATAAGGTAAGTTATTAACTTTTAAAAAACAAATCTTGAATTAAAGATAAAGAGAGAAAAGGGAGAGAATACAATGACAAAAGTACTATTTATCACAGCAAATCCAAATTCAGCAGAAGGTTCTTTCGGAATGGCAGTAGGGGAAGCTTTCATCGAGGCTTATAAAAACGAGCATCCACAAGACGAAGTTGTAACAATTGATCTATTCAATACTACTGTACCAGCAATCGATGCAGATGTATTTGCTGCTTGGGGTAAATTTGCAGCAGGTGAAGGCTTTGAAACTTTAACGGAAGCTCAACAACAAAAAGTAGCAGCAATGAACACAAACTTAGAAACATTTATGCATGCAGATCGTTATGTATTCGTAACTCCAATGTGGAACTTTAGCTATCCACCAGTAGTAAAAGCATACTTAGATAACGTAGCAATCGCAGGTAAAACATTCAAATATACTGAAAATGGTCCAGTTGGCTTATTAGAAGGTAAAAAAGCACTTCACATTCAAGCAACAGGTGGCGTATATTCTGAAGGAGCATACGCAGCTGTAGACTTCGGACGCAATCACTTAAAAACTGTATTAGGATTTGTCGGTGTAAATGATACTGATTATATTGCAGTTGAAGGTATGAATGCAAACCCTGAAAAAGCACAAGAAATTAAAGAAGCGGCAATTGCTAATGCTCGTGAATTAGCAAAACGTTTCTAATATAGAATGCTTAAAAAGTCCGAACACTTGATGTTTGGACTTTTTTTCTTCTTTTTCCTTCGTTTGTCTAGTATAATGAAGGTCGGAATGATAATAGGTGGGGGTTCTGTATGATTCAAACGTTTTTTAAAATCTTTTATTTAATTTTAATTGTAATTGCGATTACACCGAGAATGTGGCGTCTTAAAAGACAAGTAAATACGATGGCGCCAAAAGAAAAAGATAATGCTGTGTACAAAACGACAAATTGGTTTGGTAAGAAAATGGTACGTGTAGCTGGAGGGACAGTAGAAGTGAAAGGGCTTGAAAATGTTCCGAAAGACAAGCCGGTACTAGTTGTAAGTAATCACCAAAGTAATATGGATATCCCTGTTTTACTAGGTTACTTAAATAAACCAATTGGATTCGTGTCAAAAGCAGAGATTAAAAAGTTCCCAGTTGTACCAACTTGGATGGAACTTATGAATTGTGTATTTATGGATCGTAGCGATCGTCGTCAATCTCTTAAAGCAATTAAAGATGGAATCGAACTATTAAAGAATGGACATTCTATCGTAATTTTCCCAGAAGGAACGAGAAGTAAAGGTGGCGAAGTTGGAGAGTTTAAGGCTGGTAGTTTCCATCTTGCAGTAAAGTCAGGTGTAGCAATTTTACCTGTAACGTTAGATGGTACATATAAGATGTTTGAAGCGAATGGAAATCGTATGAAGTCAGCTCATGCAACAGTAACAATTTCTAAGCCGATTACACCTGAAGAGTATGCGAATATGGATATTAAAGAATTAACGAAGCATACACAGGAAGTTATCGCATCACAATTACATAAGTAATAAAAAAGGTTTCAGTTTACTATAAGCTGAAACCTTTTTTATTATGCTGTAGGTAAGACGTAAAAGAGTACACAGAAGAACATCATCGCACTACCACCTAAAACGAACAGGTGCCATATGGCATGGTTGAAAGGTAGCTTTTCCCAAAGGAAGAATATAGCTCCGACAGAATATAAAATTCCACCTGCTAAAAGCAGTGAAAAACCATGTCCAGTTAGATTTTCATAAAGTGGTTTAATGGCAACGATTATGAGCCAGCCCATAATGATGTAACATAAAGTTGATGCCTTTATAAAGCGACGTACAAAGAAGATTTTGAAGACGATACCTCCGATTGCAAGTGTCCAAATTATAGCAAGCAACGTCCATCCTAATGGGCCACGAAGTGTAATAAGTAGAAAAGGAGTATACGTGCCAGCAATCAATAAGTAAATGGCTGAATGATCTAAAATAGTAAATATTTTTTCTACTTTAGGATGATGAATGCTATGTAGCAATGTTGAAAACAAGTACAGTAAGAACATGCTTACACCATAAACAGTAAATGCGACTACAGCTGATGAGGTACCGTGCTTAGAAGCATGAATAATCAATATGATTAAGGCAGGGATGCTTAAAATGGCACCGATACCATGTGTAATTGCATTTGCAATTTCTTCTTTTACAAATTGGGTCATTCGTGTCATTTTTTCAGTCATAATGCAAATCCTTTCTACTATCATAAAATAATATGTCATTTCCCTTA includes:
- the trhA gene encoding PAQR family membrane homeostasis protein TrhA, translating into MTEKMTRMTQFVKEEIANAITHGIGAILSIPALIILIIHASKHGTSSAVVAFTVYGVSMFLLYLFSTLLHSIHHPKVEKIFTILDHSAIYLLIAGTYTPFLLITLRGPLGWTLLAIIWTLAIGGIVFKIFFVRRFIKASTLCYIIMGWLIIVAIKPLYENLTGHGFSLLLAGGILYSVGAIFFLWEKLPFNHAIWHLFVLGGSAMMFFCVLFYVLPTA
- the pbpC gene encoding penicillin-binding protein 3, whose product is MRKIWGILFLCLTFMLVGCGKEEKPQEAFDTYVKAWNKQKFADMYDQLSKNAKKDISKKEFTEKYEKIYSGIEVNDLKVETGEVKEDKKDEGPVPFKVSMDTVGGKVTFGHEAKMVKEKDGDKESWKIDWTPDFIFPGMTKDSKVRMQTTQPKRGEIYDRNGKGLATNGKASEIGIVPEKLDDTAPQTKETVAKLLNMTVEEIDQKLAAKWVKPGYLVPIGILPEGATQNTYIDLAGVSTKPVNVRTYPLGEAAAHLTGYIGKVNAEDLKTLQKKGYQADDPVGKAGLEQVLEEKLRGKKGGRVFVEDAQGKEIKNLAKTDAVDGENVTLTIDSAVQEKTYNEMKGEAGSSAAINPKSGETIALVSSPAYDPNLIARGTSKAQREAWNNDPKKPMTNRFTQLSVPGSVFKPITAAIGLETKTIDPKEELKIEGLKWTKDSSWGNYYVTRVKDANPIDFDKAMKYSDNIYFAQEALKIGKDKFMSEAKKFGFDEKLPIEYGFPASKIANDGIKNDIQMADTGYGQGQVLMTPLHLALTYAPIVNDGTIPSPYIIKTDKQPKAWKENVISKGNQDILKTAMTKVINDPDGTGKIAKIDGMTLAGKTGTAELKVSKEAEGKELGWFAAFDLNSPDMVITMMIEDVKGRGGSNIPAEKVKHVFQK
- a CDS encoding lysophospholipid acyltransferase family protein, whose protein sequence is MIQTFFKIFYLILIVIAITPRMWRLKRQVNTMAPKEKDNAVYKTTNWFGKKMVRVAGGTVEVKGLENVPKDKPVLVVSNHQSNMDIPVLLGYLNKPIGFVSKAEIKKFPVVPTWMELMNCVFMDRSDRRQSLKAIKDGIELLKNGHSIVIFPEGTRSKGGEVGEFKAGSFHLAVKSGVAILPVTLDGTYKMFEANGNRMKSAHATVTISKPITPEEYANMDIKELTKHTQEVIASQLHK
- a CDS encoding FMN-dependent NADH-azoreductase; this encodes MTKVLFITANPNSAEGSFGMAVGEAFIEAYKNEHPQDEVVTIDLFNTTVPAIDADVFAAWGKFAAGEGFETLTEAQQQKVAAMNTNLETFMHADRYVFVTPMWNFSYPPVVKAYLDNVAIAGKTFKYTENGPVGLLEGKKALHIQATGGVYSEGAYAAVDFGRNHLKTVLGFVGVNDTDYIAVEGMNANPEKAQEIKEAAIANARELAKRF